The following are from one region of the Trueperaceae bacterium genome:
- a CDS encoding deoxynucleoside kinase encodes MYVAIAGNVGVGKSTLTTRLAERYGLEPIFEAVDDNPYLSDFYADMPRWAFHSQTFFLAERLRQHLRQVNPGERVVQDRTIYEDADVFARALWTRGVMDARDWAAYRRLYDAIAATLRPPDLLVYLRASLPTLQARIARRGRGYERDIDADYLATLNTLYDAFAVGFGGARVVTIDADALDFVGREADFEALCADLERHGLTPPVMRG; translated from the coding sequence ATGTACGTCGCGATCGCCGGGAACGTCGGCGTCGGCAAATCCACCCTCACGACCCGCCTCGCGGAGCGCTACGGCCTCGAACCGATCTTCGAGGCGGTCGACGACAACCCGTACCTGAGCGACTTCTACGCCGACATGCCGCGCTGGGCGTTTCACTCGCAGACCTTCTTCCTCGCCGAACGCCTCCGCCAGCACCTGCGCCAGGTGAACCCGGGGGAACGGGTCGTGCAGGACCGCACCATCTACGAGGACGCCGACGTCTTCGCGCGGGCGTTGTGGACGCGGGGCGTGATGGACGCGCGCGATTGGGCGGCCTACCGCCGCCTCTACGACGCGATCGCCGCGACGTTGCGCCCCCCGGACCTGCTGGTCTACCTCCGCGCGTCGCTCCCGACCCTGCAGGCCCGCATCGCCCGCCGCGGACGCGGCTACGAACGCGACATCGACGCGGACTACCTCGCGACGTTGAATACGCTGTACGACGCCTTCGCCGTCGGCTTCGGCGGCGCCCGCGTCGTCACCATCGACGCCGACGCCCTCGACTTCGTCGGGCGCGAGGCGGACTTCGAAGCGCTCTGCGCCGACCTCGAGCGGCACGGCCTGACGCCGCCGGTGATGCGGGGGTAG
- the murE gene encoding UDP-N-acetylmuramyl-tripeptide synthetase → MRLRDLLHRAGLGGDPSAFPDAVVTAVTQDAARVTPGAIFVARRGARFDGHAFVPDAVAAGATLVVGERDVPPTDALAGVPYLRVDDARGAVAHLAATLHGHPSRRTRVIGVTGTDGKTTTSALAWWLLQGPAGAAPPGGDAALLSTALVRLGHDAPGPPGGFTTPEANEVQAFLAAAVDAGARHVVLESSSHGLAQRRLDAVAYALAIWTNLTPEHLDFHGSFEAYRDAKGVLIARAAHAILCRDDATYDVYAALPTPSTSYGADPRADWRLLAADPAPGGQTVRLAAPDGREHAGVLPLPGRHNALNAVAAVAAAAHEGVPADVAVARLASFPGIPGRMQVVASDPFALVVDFAHTPPALAAALATVRPMAGPGGRVRVVIGAAGERDPGKRAPLGEAAVRHADVAYFTEEDARGEDVDAILAALADGARAAGGAAGDAYHLHPDRRDAIRAAVADAAPGDVVLLAGKGPEATLERADGPHPWDEAAEARAAWAALASPPS, encoded by the coding sequence GTGCGCCTCCGCGACCTCCTCCACCGCGCCGGGCTGGGCGGCGACCCGTCGGCGTTCCCCGACGCCGTCGTGACGGCGGTGACGCAGGACGCCGCCCGGGTGACGCCCGGCGCGATCTTCGTCGCGCGGCGGGGCGCCCGCTTCGACGGGCACGCCTTCGTGCCCGACGCCGTCGCCGCCGGCGCGACGCTGGTCGTCGGGGAGCGCGACGTCCCCCCCACGGACGCGTTGGCGGGCGTGCCGTACCTCCGCGTCGACGACGCGCGCGGCGCCGTCGCCCACCTCGCGGCGACGCTGCACGGCCACCCCTCGCGCCGGACGCGGGTGATCGGCGTGACCGGCACCGACGGCAAGACCACGACGTCGGCGCTCGCCTGGTGGCTGCTGCAGGGCCCCGCCGGCGCCGCCCCGCCGGGCGGCGACGCGGCGCTGTTGTCCACCGCCCTCGTGCGCCTCGGGCACGACGCGCCCGGCCCGCCCGGCGGGTTCACGACGCCCGAAGCGAACGAAGTGCAGGCGTTCCTCGCCGCCGCCGTCGACGCCGGCGCGCGCCACGTCGTGCTGGAGTCCAGCTCGCACGGGCTGGCGCAACGGCGCCTCGACGCCGTCGCGTACGCCCTCGCGATCTGGACGAACCTCACGCCGGAGCACCTCGACTTCCACGGGTCGTTCGAGGCGTACCGCGACGCGAAGGGCGTCCTGATCGCGCGCGCGGCGCACGCGATCCTGTGTCGCGACGACGCGACGTACGACGTCTACGCCGCCCTCCCCACCCCCTCGACCAGCTACGGGGCCGACCCCCGCGCCGACTGGCGCCTCCTCGCCGCCGACCCCGCCCCCGGCGGCCAGACGGTGCGCCTCGCCGCGCCCGACGGCCGCGAGCACGCCGGGGTCCTCCCCCTCCCCGGCCGCCACAACGCCCTGAACGCCGTCGCGGCGGTCGCCGCCGCCGCGCACGAGGGCGTCCCCGCCGACGTCGCCGTCGCCCGCCTCGCGTCGTTCCCCGGCATCCCCGGCCGCATGCAGGTCGTGGCGTCCGACCCGTTCGCCCTCGTCGTGGATTTCGCGCACACGCCCCCCGCGCTCGCCGCGGCGCTCGCGACCGTCCGGCCGATGGCCGGCCCCGGGGGGCGCGTGCGGGTCGTGATCGGGGCGGCGGGCGAACGCGACCCCGGGAAGCGCGCGCCGCTCGGGGAGGCGGCGGTCCGGCACGCCGACGTCGCCTACTTCACCGAGGAGGACGCGCGGGGGGAGGACGTCGACGCGATCCTGGCCGCCCTCGCCGACGGCGCGCGCGCCGCGGGTGGCGCGGCGGGCGACGCCTACCACCTTCACCCCGACCGGCGCGACGCGATCCGGGCCGCCGTCGCCGACGCCGCCCCGGGCGACGTGGTGCTGCTCGCCGGGAAGGGCCCCGAAGCGACCCTCGAGCGGGCCGACGGTCCCCACCCGTGGGACGAGGCGGCGGAGGCCCGCGCGGCGTGGGCGGCGCTCGCGTCGCCGCCGTCGTGA